From a single Metopolophium dirhodum isolate CAU chromosome 6, ASM1992520v1, whole genome shotgun sequence genomic region:
- the LOC132946808 gene encoding uncharacterized protein LOC132946808, producing MHKYIVCDNTSNDTKVNFPVVLYHGFPKNEHKWLKVFGIDHCHDGQRICSDHFLKEHYKPGKRRFLLYNAIPQPYDRNGFPSDYATQINDVETGNNVILPMEQKIIREEHIENAAVNNFKSPRRSPRITRNNEDMLDHTLGSFLKSLAPDGLPVSINEMPVLRTCEAPFISPIDNEAAEQSSSEKIKNVQGLYRCWKREYFL from the exons atgcataagtaTATAGTGTGCGATAATACATCTAATGACACCAAAGTTAATTTTCCAGTAGTTCtttatcatgg atttcCCAAGAATGAACACAAATGGCTTAAAGTTTTTGGAATTGATCATTGTCATGATGGGCAACGCATATGTagtgatcattttttaaaagAGCACTATAAGCCAGGAAAAAggcgatttttattatataatgctaTTCCCCAACCTTATGATCGAAATGGATTTCCTTCTGA ttatgcTACTCAAATTAATGATGTTGAAACtggaaataatgtaattttaccaatggaacaaaaaattataag AGAGGAACATATTGAAAATGCtgctgtaaataattttaaatcaccaAGGCGGTCTCCTAGAATTACTAGAAACAATGAGGATATGTTG gacCATACTTTAGGATCTTTTTTGAAATCATTAGCACCTGATGGTTTGCCAGTGTCAATTAATGAGATGCCTGTTTTGAGAACATGTGAAGCTCCATTCATAAGTCCAATAGATAATGAAGCTGCTGAACAGTCGTCGtcagaaaaaataaagaatgtacaag gcCTATATAGGTGCTGGAAAAGGGAATATTTCTTGTGA
- the LOC132947634 gene encoding uncharacterized protein LOC132947634 codes for MNLEVANFFKQTQQMTADACEVSLRTVKRITSEASKSSCSESESEPKFTSPRKTFKRVKYATHIDDFDMDIVRRTVHAFYDNREYPTTQKMLSAYKEKTGYEGSRTSMWRILRSLNFKYKKCNDGRRFLMERNDIVAMRVKFLRKMCNLRQSNDTRPVVYLDETWVNQNHTRGQIWQNDQNTEGLKVPTGKGARLLICHAGSSKFGFVNRSKLVLRCKSSATHPDYHTQINSTIFKKWFIDMLNNLEEPCVIVMDNASYHSVLSVDYPKSNAIQSSVQQWLRENGVDFSPLQTLSELREIVKSLIPKEKKYELDEIALQMGHEVVRLPPYHCQYNPIEFIWAQVKGEFAKNNTTFKFADVEKLLNDALDSVTVENWKKCTDHCHNLQEEDFIKEGLRDEILTPIIMTINPDESSDSESDSEGS; via the coding sequence ATGAATCTTGAAGtggcaaatttttttaaacaaactcAGCAAATGACTGCTGATGCATGTGAAGTGAGCCTCAGGACTGTGAAGCGTATAACGTCTGAGGCATCGAAGTCTTCGTGTTCAGAATCTGAGTCGGAACCGAAATTTACTTCTCCCCGAAAAACGTTCAAACGTGTGAAGTATGCGACTCATATTGATGATTTTGACATGGACATAGTACGGAGGACTGTGCATGCATTTTATGATAACCGTGAGTACCCAACTACACAAAAAATGTTAAGTGCTTATAAAGAAAAAACGGGTTATGAAGGGTCTAGAACTTCAATGTGGCGAATTTTGagatctttaaattttaaatataaaaaatgtaatgacgGCAGACGATTTCTCATGGAACGAAATGATATTGTAGCTATGCGCGtaaaatttttacgtaaaatgtGCAACCTTCGTCAAAGTAATGACACTCGACCTGTAGTTTACTTGGATGAAACTTGGGTCAACCAAAATCATACACGTGGTCAAATTTGGCAAAATGATCAAAATACTGAAGGATTAAAGGTACCGACTGGGAAAGGAGCTCGATTACTTATTTGCCATGCTGGATCAAGTAAATTTGGTTTTGTAAATCGTTCAAAATTAGTATTACGCTGCAAATCGAGTGCTACACATCCAGATTACCACACACAAATAAActcaactatttttaaaaaatggtttattgATATGCTCAACAATTTGGAGGAACCTTGTGTAATTGTTATGGATAACGCATCTTACCATTCGGTTCTTTCTGTCGATTACCCAAAGTCTAATGCCATACAATCAAGTGTTCAACAATGGCTCAGAGAAAATGGAGTAGATTTTTCTCCATTACAAACACTCAGTGAATTACGCGAAATTGTAAAGTCTTTAATacccaaagaaaaaaaatatgaactcgATGAAATTGCACTTCAAATGGGCCATGAAGTTGTACGTTTGCCGCCATACCATTGCCAATACAATCCCATCGAGTTCATATGGGCACAGGTAAAAGGGGAATTcgctaaaaataatacaacttttaaatttgcCGATGTCGAAAAATTGTTAAATGACGCATTGGACTCAGTAACAGTTGAAAACTGGAAAAAATGTACCGATCACTGCCATAACCTGCAAGAGGAGGATTTCATCAAAGAAGGATTAAGAGACGAAATTTTGACACCAATAATAATGACGATCAATCCTGATGAAAGCAGTGATAGCGAGAGCGACAGCGAAGgatcttaa
- the LOC132946809 gene encoding uncharacterized protein LOC132946809 codes for MPVLCFFCDVTLYGEKTRISSSFTPHSYVSYPEKIGELMGEEFVIIVTPSDYMCMKCTSLFIHMDKLENDLKLVKNTFLTITQKGYGMLPADQPEHSSSASGSNAATRMRQDPSNIQIYQCHSCRFRSKDFGDLRYHIIRCHTKKKDNEKSKKTVTKTVIQE; via the exons ATGCCAgttctttgttttttttgtgatgTTACATTATATGGGGAAAAAACTCGTATATCTTCAAGCTTTACACCACACAGTTATGTATCATACCCAGAAAAGATTGGAGAACTGATGGGAGaagaatttgttattattgtcacGCCTTCGGATTACATGTGCATGAAATGCACATCCCTTTTCATTCATATGGACAAGCTGGAAAATGATCTGAAActtgttaaaaatacttttttaaccATAACACAAAAGGGATACGGAATGTTGCCTGCTGATCAGCCTGAACATTCCTCTAGTGCTAGTGGAAGTAATGCTGCAACTAGAATGAGACAAGACccttcaaatattcaaatataccaATGCCATTCTTGTCGTTTCCGATCTAAAGACTTTGGTGACCTTCG TTACCATATAATACGTTGTCATACAAAAAAGAAAGataatgaaaaatcaaaaaaaactgtgacaaaaACAGTAATCCAG GAATAA